One Bacillota bacterium DNA segment encodes these proteins:
- a CDS encoding CoA-transferase, producing MSARFKAASMGLRFLPTRSPIGSDMLRANRAAMVDCPFTGRPIVLVPACYPNVALIHVQESDPYGNCRIHGQLYTCPEIALTAAHTIVTCERVSEHEEMTRYPNRISIPFFAVDAVVEVPFGAYPGNCYGYYYFDETHIPQFLAAASKYRQADPGPLREYYETYVFGVTDTAAFIDLIPQRQSQHVQRAEAGLRGESGYLAEGARP from the coding sequence ATGTCGGCCCGCTTCAAGGCCGCCTCGATGGGCCTGCGGTTCCTGCCGACGCGGAGCCCCATCGGCAGCGACATGCTCCGGGCCAACCGAGCGGCGATGGTTGATTGCCCCTTCACCGGCCGCCCGATCGTGCTCGTCCCGGCCTGCTATCCGAACGTGGCCCTGATCCACGTCCAGGAGTCCGACCCATACGGCAACTGCCGAATCCATGGCCAGCTCTACACGTGCCCCGAGATCGCCCTGACGGCCGCCCACACCATCGTCACCTGCGAGCGGGTCAGCGAGCACGAGGAGATGACCCGCTACCCTAACCGGATCAGCATCCCCTTCTTTGCCGTCGATGCCGTGGTCGAGGTGCCCTTCGGGGCCTACCCCGGCAATTGCTACGGCTACTACTACTTCGACGAGACCCACATCCCGCAGTTCCTCGCGGCGGCCTCGAAGTACCGGCAGGCCGACCCCGGCCCGCTCCGCGAGTACTATGAGACCTACGTCTTCGGAGTGACCGATACGGCGGCCTTCATCGACCTCATCCCGCAGCGCCAGAGCCAGCACGTCCAGCGGGCCGAGGCGGGGCTGAGGGGCGAATCAGGGTATCTGGCCGAGGGGGCGAGGCCATGA
- a CDS encoding CoA-transferase has product MITVFPPDVEGRAGQSAGPARAKWRKVNCRGLEPDEARSYLAEKDKSKRDKRMSLSEAVERFVHDGDDIGLGGFVNGRQPIALIHEIARQGRRDLTLSFQSGGLAVEYLPGAMALEPTRTGIKRMEFGNWAHEAFGLSPLFRHVAERG; this is encoded by the coding sequence ATGATAACCGTTTTCCCACCAGACGTCGAAGGCCGGGCCGGGCAATCAGCCGGCCCGGCCAGGGCGAAATGGAGGAAAGTCAATTGCAGGGGACTGGAGCCCGACGAGGCCCGCAGCTACCTGGCCGAGAAGGACAAGTCCAAGCGCGACAAGCGGATGAGCCTGAGCGAGGCGGTGGAACGATTCGTCCATGACGGCGATGACATCGGTCTCGGCGGCTTCGTCAACGGTCGGCAGCCCATCGCCCTGATCCACGAAATCGCCCGCCAGGGCCGGAGGGACCTGACTCTGTCCTTCCAGTCCGGCGGGCTTGCCGTTGAGTACCTGCCCGGGGCGATGGCTCTCGAGCCGACCAGGACGGGGATCAAGCGAATGGAGTTCGGCAACTGGGCCCACGAGGCTTTCGGCTTGTCGCCCCTCTTCCGGCACGTCGCCGAGCGTGGCTGA
- a CDS encoding ArsA family ATPase, whose product MSAVVAEQIKPMESFLKVKPRLKYIFFGGKGGVGKTVMAGAAALWFASQGRRTLLASTNPVHSLSSLLAQNVFGTETPVEGVPNLWAYEIDTAETIDKSKKDIAEKIKLFLKYADIPTQADAFVETATMNPAFEESAMFENMINLMLADKYDVYVFDTAPTANARRLLGMSKVYTLWVGKMLESRKEAQAIRLSLSFRKKQEKDPLLDSLLSFQGRIGDASTLLTDAEKTAFFFVTLPEALPIAVIRRFIGWFRDFGIPVGGVVVNGVIRVGERSGGAGGGELSQFVLNRVEMQRGYLDQIYDTFNDVRAVIPLYETEVRGPEMLRRVAGDLFASPQ is encoded by the coding sequence ATGAGCGCCGTGGTGGCCGAACAGATCAAGCCGATGGAGTCGTTCCTCAAGGTCAAGCCCAGGCTGAAGTATATCTTCTTCGGCGGCAAAGGCGGGGTGGGGAAGACGGTCATGGCCGGGGCGGCCGCCCTCTGGTTCGCCTCCCAGGGGCGGCGGACGCTGCTCGCCTCGACCAACCCCGTCCACAGCCTGTCGAGCCTCCTGGCCCAGAACGTCTTCGGGACTGAGACCCCGGTTGAAGGGGTCCCCAACCTCTGGGCCTACGAGATCGACACCGCCGAGACCATCGACAAGTCGAAGAAGGACATCGCCGAGAAGATCAAGTTGTTCCTGAAGTACGCCGACATCCCGACCCAGGCCGACGCCTTCGTCGAGACGGCCACGATGAACCCGGCCTTCGAAGAGTCGGCCATGTTCGAGAACATGATCAACCTGATGCTCGCCGATAAGTACGACGTCTACGTCTTCGACACCGCCCCGACGGCCAACGCCCGGCGGCTCCTCGGGATGTCCAAGGTCTACACCCTGTGGGTGGGGAAGATGCTCGAGAGCCGCAAGGAGGCCCAGGCCATCCGGCTGTCCCTGTCCTTCCGGAAGAAGCAGGAGAAGGACCCGCTGCTCGATTCCCTCCTGTCCTTCCAGGGCCGCATCGGCGACGCCTCGACCCTGCTCACCGACGCCGAGAAGACCGCCTTCTTCTTCGTCACCCTGCCTGAGGCCCTGCCCATCGCGGTCATCCGCCGTTTCATCGGCTGGTTCCGAGACTTCGGCATCCCCGTCGGCGGGGTCGTCGTCAACGGGGTCATCCGGGTCGGCGAGCGGTCCGGAGGGGCCGGTGGCGGCGAGCTCTCCCAGTTCGTTCTCAACCGGGTCGAGATGCAGCGCGGATACCTCGATCAGATCTACGACACCTTCAACGACGTCCGGGCCGTCATCCCGTTGTACGAGACCGAGGTGCGGGGGCCGGAGATGTTGAGACGGGTGGCGGGGGACCTGTTCGCGAGCCCGCAGTAG
- a CDS encoding TRC40/GET3/ArsA family transport-energizing ATPase — MKATSLVNFFRDYPDVRYIMYGGKGGLGKTTFSAATAYYLAQKGYKVLVFSVDPQASLSDIFERNIFGQGEVKIMDNLYACEIDADKRIKAYQEEVKKKILDMYGLDRIPDEIENYIQAAAAEPAMEESAIFDEVVNIVVKGGYDYYIYDLVPLGHALYYLSMASVYDTWIDKITKLREQMREYDQVVAAVRRQKTTDEDKILGELLYIKDRINKSSGVLTDAEKTAFFFVVVPEEMIILDTLKAAELFSKFSVPIRGYIVNRVVPPELLQENIPDYLRNRIAMQKGYLTKIDSQFSGKVLGRVPEFESDIRGLRMIERMAERMFAGEAMAAKAASGDGAGAGGESE; from the coding sequence GTGAAAGCAACGTCCCTGGTCAATTTCTTCCGCGATTACCCTGACGTCCGATACATCATGTACGGTGGCAAGGGCGGCCTCGGCAAGACGACCTTCTCCGCCGCGACCGCCTATTATCTGGCCCAGAAAGGCTACAAGGTGCTCGTCTTCTCGGTCGACCCACAGGCCTCCCTGTCCGACATCTTCGAGCGCAACATCTTCGGGCAGGGCGAGGTCAAGATCATGGACAACCTCTACGCCTGCGAGATCGACGCCGACAAGCGGATCAAGGCCTACCAGGAAGAGGTCAAGAAGAAGATCCTCGACATGTACGGCCTCGACCGCATTCCCGACGAAATCGAGAACTACATCCAGGCGGCCGCGGCCGAGCCGGCCATGGAGGAGTCGGCCATCTTCGACGAGGTCGTCAACATCGTCGTCAAGGGCGGCTACGACTACTACATCTACGACCTGGTGCCCCTCGGCCACGCCCTCTACTACCTGTCGATGGCCTCGGTCTACGACACCTGGATCGACAAGATCACCAAGCTCCGGGAGCAGATGCGGGAATACGATCAGGTCGTCGCGGCCGTCCGCCGCCAGAAGACCACCGACGAGGACAAGATCCTCGGTGAGTTGCTCTACATCAAGGACCGGATCAACAAGTCCTCCGGCGTCCTCACCGACGCCGAGAAGACGGCCTTCTTCTTCGTCGTCGTCCCCGAGGAGATGATCATCCTCGACACGCTCAAGGCGGCCGAGCTCTTCTCCAAGTTCTCGGTGCCCATCCGCGGCTACATCGTGAACCGGGTGGTCCCGCCGGAACTCCTCCAGGAGAACATCCCGGACTACCTCCGCAACCGGATCGCCATGCAGAAGGGCTACCTGACGAAGATCGACAGCCAGTTCAGCGGGAAGGTCCTCGGCCGAGTGCCCGAGTTCGAGAGCGACATCCGGGGCCTGCGGATGATCGAGCGGATGGCCGAGCGGATGTTCGCCGGAGAGGCCATGGCGGCCAAGGCGGCCTCGGGCGACGGCGCCGGGGCGGGGGGGGAGTCGGAATGA
- a CDS encoding carbon starvation CstA family protein: MNSVLALGLAVVAALVGYYIYARYVDEKIVKVDPKKATPAKMYMDGVDFMPTGRHVLFGYQFKSIAALGPVTGPIAAMQWGWLPGLLWIVFGTLLIGWVQDYVSAIVGLRNDGQSFGALAYRLISPRGRLTLLSFIYFYLILIVAAFSDMTAAMMAKLPSVPLAIIGLMAVGILAGWMIYKKKVDIMVTTVIMVVLALFSIWLGSVLAIPASKLVWVLFTLLFSYLGAVLPIWSYTQPINYISFYLVALGMLGAVLGILVGHPSFTTPSFTTYTIGVGPMWPILFVTIACGAISGWHSLVSSSGTARQLESEADAKYVAGGSMYLEMILATIALIIAGAAFANFDAYKTALKAGPATVFSVGMAKFFGFIGIPEAFGTAFAGAMFCILAITVMQLVVRFARIATAELVGDAVPAFRNQHVGAVVTLAIVFGLVYTNTWSYIWTLFGGSNQLMASLALLMATIWLASQKKSHAFTLWPALFMFITTIFALGLTARNLILNVGKLQAGTLKPATGQSIGLAMGGNIVAAAIGIFLMVAALILIYDGLKMYFKIRGETRAPKAPVAQATPGDD, encoded by the coding sequence GTGAACTCAGTTCTCGCTCTTGGTCTGGCGGTCGTCGCGGCACTCGTCGGCTACTACATCTACGCCCGCTATGTCGATGAAAAAATCGTCAAAGTTGATCCCAAAAAAGCGACCCCGGCCAAGATGTACATGGACGGCGTCGACTTCATGCCCACCGGGCGGCACGTCCTTTTCGGCTACCAGTTCAAGTCCATCGCCGCCCTGGGCCCGGTGACCGGACCGATAGCGGCCATGCAGTGGGGGTGGCTGCCCGGTCTACTCTGGATCGTCTTCGGGACTCTTCTGATTGGTTGGGTTCAGGATTACGTCAGCGCCATCGTCGGCCTGCGTAACGACGGTCAGAGCTTCGGGGCCCTGGCCTACCGCCTGATCTCGCCGCGCGGGCGTTTGACCTTGTTGTCCTTCATCTATTTCTACCTGATCCTCATCGTCGCCGCCTTCAGCGACATGACCGCGGCGATGATGGCGAAGCTACCAAGCGTCCCCCTGGCCATCATCGGCCTGATGGCCGTGGGAATCCTGGCCGGGTGGATGATCTACAAGAAGAAGGTCGACATCATGGTCACCACGGTGATCATGGTGGTCCTGGCCCTGTTCTCCATCTGGCTCGGCAGCGTGCTCGCCATTCCGGCTTCCAAGCTGGTCTGGGTCCTGTTCACGCTGCTCTTTAGTTACCTGGGCGCGGTCCTGCCGATCTGGAGCTACACCCAGCCGATCAACTACATCTCGTTCTACCTGGTCGCCCTGGGCATGCTGGGGGCCGTCCTCGGCATCCTGGTCGGCCACCCGAGCTTCACCACCCCGTCCTTCACCACCTACACCATCGGCGTCGGGCCGATGTGGCCGATCCTCTTCGTCACCATCGCCTGCGGCGCCATCTCCGGCTGGCACAGCCTGGTCTCAAGCTCCGGCACGGCCCGCCAGCTCGAGAGCGAGGCCGACGCGAAGTACGTCGCCGGCGGCTCGATGTACCTCGAGATGATCCTGGCGACCATCGCCCTGATCATCGCCGGCGCGGCCTTCGCCAATTTCGACGCCTACAAGACGGCTCTCAAGGCTGGTCCGGCCACGGTCTTTTCGGTCGGCATGGCCAAGTTCTTCGGTTTCATCGGCATCCCGGAGGCCTTCGGGACGGCCTTTGCCGGGGCCATGTTCTGCATCCTCGCCATCACCGTCATGCAGCTGGTCGTCCGCTTCGCCCGGATCGCCACGGCCGAGCTGGTCGGCGATGCCGTGCCGGCCTTCCGCAACCAGCACGTCGGGGCCGTCGTCACCCTGGCCATCGTCTTCGGGCTGGTCTACACCAACACCTGGTCGTACATCTGGACCCTGTTCGGCGGGTCCAACCAGCTCATGGCCTCGCTGGCCCTGCTCATGGCCACCATCTGGCTGGCCTCGCAGAAGAAGTCTCACGCCTTCACCCTCTGGCCGGCCCTCTTCATGTTCATCACGACCATCTTCGCCCTCGGCCTGACCGCCCGCAACCTCATCCTCAACGTCGGGAAGCTCCAGGCGGGGACGCTCAAGCCGGCCACCGGGCAGAGCATCGGCCTGGCCATGGGCGGGAACATCGTGGCCGCGGCGATCGGCATCTTCCTGATGGTCGCCGCCCTGATCCTCATCTACGACGGCCTGAAGATGTACTTCAAGATCCGAGGCGAGACCCGGGCGCCGAAGGCACCGGTGGCCCAAGCGACCCCGGGGGACGACTGA
- a CDS encoding GNAT family protein: MIRGRLTYLRPVERKDRDLILKWINDEEVMPYITAHLPYSEAFEEAWIERVSRSEADRVFVINTAEGTPIGTIGLHGINHHDLSAELGVSIFEKSHWGRGYGPDAIVSLLRFVFDEMNFHRVQLFVHEDNQRAKRAYEKCGFVQEGLLRAKHFRGGRYTNSYLMGLLASEFRAKFKD; encoded by the coding sequence ATGATCCGAGGCCGCCTGACCTATTTGCGTCCGGTCGAAAGGAAGGATCGGGACCTGATCCTCAAGTGGATTAACGATGAGGAAGTCATGCCCTATATCACCGCTCATCTCCCCTACTCGGAAGCCTTCGAGGAGGCTTGGATCGAACGGGTCTCGAGGAGCGAGGCGGACCGGGTCTTCGTCATCAACACCGCTGAGGGCACCCCCATCGGGACCATCGGCCTGCACGGGATCAACCACCATGACCTCTCGGCCGAGCTGGGCGTAAGCATCTTCGAGAAGAGCCACTGGGGCCGGGGCTACGGCCCCGACGCCATCGTTTCCCTGCTCCGCTTCGTCTTCGACGAGATGAACTTCCACCGGGTCCAGCTCTTTGTCCACGAGGATAACCAGCGGGCCAAGCGGGCCTATGAGAAGTGCGGCTTCGTCCAAGAGGGGCTGCTCCGCGCGAAGCACTTCCGGGGCGGCAGGTACACCAACTCGTACCTGATGGGCCTCCTGGCGAGCGAGTTCCGGGCGAAGTTCAAGGACTGA
- a CDS encoding GNAT family protein: protein MIRGRVTYLRPVDRSDLPLLWEWANDEATMPYLKPRWPMSLAEAREGLDRLLGSETERSFIVHITRTGQAIGRADLRRIDPRNRSAELGFSLYDAAQRGKGYGADALRVLLSSAFDRLHLHRVELNVNEDNQRAQRLYRRLGFVVEGLVRDDDFAGGRYRHSYLMGLLEDEFRRNDGREGERG from the coding sequence ATGATCAGGGGAAGGGTCACCTACCTCCGTCCGGTGGACCGCTCCGACCTGCCGCTGCTCTGGGAATGGGCCAATGACGAGGCGACCATGCCCTACCTCAAGCCCCGCTGGCCGATGAGCCTGGCGGAGGCCCGGGAGGGGCTCGACCGCCTCCTTGGCAGCGAGACCGAACGGTCCTTCATTGTCCACATCACCCGGACCGGTCAAGCCATCGGCCGAGCCGACCTGCGCCGGATCGACCCGCGCAATCGCTCGGCCGAATTAGGTTTTAGCCTTTACGACGCGGCCCAGCGGGGGAAGGGGTACGGCGCCGATGCCCTGCGGGTCCTGCTCAGTTCGGCCTTTGACCGGCTCCACCTGCACCGCGTCGAGCTGAATGTGAACGAGGACAACCAGCGGGCCCAGCGCCTCTATCGCCGGTTGGGCTTCGTCGTCGAAGGACTGGTCCGGGACGACGACTTCGCCGGCGGCCGCTACCGCCACTCCTACCTGATGGGACTGCTGGAAGACGAATTCCGAAGAAACGACGGAAGGGAAGGGGAGCGAGGATGA
- a CDS encoding EAL domain-containing protein, producing MNARVRPDRSIVLELEARLRQQAAIAELSRLALDGADLATLMDRTAAAVAETLDLEYCKVLELLPGDQGLLLRAGVGWKEGRVGQVTVEAGRDSQAGYTLWTKGPVIVEDLRTETRFQGPALLSEHGVTSGISVVIDRPGRPFGVLGAHAKRRRRFTTHDVNFLQAAANIVASAVERRKAETALTALQERLAGFLAIAPDAMVAVDRTLKIVLYNHSAEEMLGWTAEEALGRPPGLFVPKDQFDLVMEAIDLRPQATFEPGHLLCQQFEITVVRKNGQVFPVELSLSRLGGMDADFFVMAIARDITDRKKSEEALRNSETRFRSVFEHTAVGKALIHPADDRLLQVNAALCRMLGFTEAELLGRAVRDVLHPEDLRTPGPLLQDLREGRSDCVQFECRCLGQGGRPIWAHVTLSLVRDGRGDPLYYIAEAQDFTERKRFEAQLVYFANHDPLTGLHNRRRFREELERELAMAKRYRSAGAVMLLDMDQFKDINDSLGHRAGDEVLTAVAGSLRERLRSTDVVARLGGDEFGILVPHADAEQAKELAHQTLQVVSKHAVTIGGQPSRVTASIGIALFPSDGQAVDDLLARADIALYHAKRTGPSRFSLYEPASDREALISSRRTWEHRIRKALEGDEFVLYVQPILDLRKNEISRYELLLRMDDPSGQLILPDSFLGVAERLGLIREIDRWVVQKGIRLLAEQSRKNPGFCLEVNLSSQAFDDPTLLDLVQTELTRGRVDPGRLVLEITETAAIANIHEARRFIETLSRFGCHFALDDFGIGYSSFSHLKHLPVDCLKIDGGFIADLPNSPVDRHLVSAIAELARGLGKTTIAEFVGDAETVRLLREYGVDYAQGFHIARPHPISQL from the coding sequence TTGAACGCACGTGTCAGACCTGACCGATCGATCGTTCTGGAGCTGGAGGCCCGCCTCCGTCAACAGGCGGCCATCGCCGAACTCAGCCGCCTGGCCCTGGACGGCGCGGACCTGGCCACCCTGATGGACCGGACGGCCGCCGCCGTGGCCGAGACCCTGGACCTCGAGTACTGCAAAGTGCTTGAGTTGCTGCCGGGGGATCAAGGCCTGCTCTTGAGGGCCGGGGTCGGGTGGAAGGAAGGTCGCGTCGGACAGGTGACGGTCGAGGCCGGACGGGACTCTCAGGCCGGCTATACCCTCTGGACCAAGGGACCGGTGATCGTCGAGGACCTCCGGACCGAGACCCGCTTTCAGGGGCCGGCCCTCCTCTCGGAGCACGGCGTGACCAGCGGCATCAGCGTCGTCATCGACCGGCCGGGGCGTCCTTTCGGGGTCCTCGGCGCCCACGCCAAGCGCCGCCGCCGCTTCACCACCCACGACGTTAACTTCCTGCAGGCCGCGGCAAACATCGTCGCCAGCGCGGTCGAGCGGCGAAAGGCTGAGACCGCCCTGACCGCCCTTCAGGAGAGGCTGGCCGGATTCCTGGCGATCGCTCCCGACGCGATGGTCGCCGTCGACCGCACCCTCAAGATCGTCCTTTACAACCACAGCGCCGAGGAGATGCTCGGGTGGACCGCCGAGGAAGCCCTCGGCCGGCCACCCGGGCTCTTCGTGCCCAAAGACCAGTTCGACCTGGTGATGGAGGCCATCGACCTCCGGCCGCAGGCCACCTTCGAGCCCGGTCATCTCCTTTGCCAGCAGTTCGAGATTACCGTGGTGAGAAAGAACGGCCAGGTCTTTCCGGTTGAGCTGTCCCTCTCCAGGTTGGGTGGGATGGACGCCGACTTCTTTGTCATGGCCATCGCCCGGGACATCACCGACCGCAAGAAGTCCGAGGAAGCCCTGCGCAACAGCGAGACCCGCTTCCGGAGCGTCTTCGAGCACACGGCCGTCGGCAAGGCCCTGATCCACCCGGCCGATGACCGGCTCTTGCAGGTAAACGCCGCCCTCTGCCGGATGCTGGGCTTCACCGAGGCGGAGTTGCTGGGGCGCGCCGTTCGCGATGTCCTCCATCCCGAGGACCTCCGCACCCCCGGGCCGCTCCTCCAGGATCTGCGCGAGGGCCGCTCAGACTGCGTCCAGTTCGAATGCAGGTGCCTCGGGCAAGGCGGGCGGCCGATCTGGGCCCACGTTACCCTATCCCTGGTCCGCGACGGGCGGGGAGACCCGCTCTACTACATCGCCGAGGCCCAGGACTTCACCGAACGCAAACGCTTCGAGGCCCAACTGGTCTACTTCGCCAATCACGACCCCCTGACCGGGCTCCACAACCGGCGCCGCTTCCGCGAGGAGCTCGAGCGCGAGCTGGCGATGGCCAAGCGATACCGGTCCGCCGGCGCGGTCATGTTGTTGGACATGGACCAGTTCAAGGACATCAACGACAGCCTCGGCCACCGCGCCGGGGACGAGGTCCTCACGGCCGTCGCCGGAAGCCTGCGCGAGCGGCTGCGTTCGACCGATGTCGTCGCCCGGCTCGGCGGCGACGAGTTCGGCATCCTCGTCCCTCATGCCGACGCCGAGCAAGCCAAGGAGCTCGCCCACCAGACCCTGCAGGTGGTCAGCAAGCACGCCGTGACCATCGGCGGCCAGCCCAGCCGGGTCACCGCCAGCATCGGCATCGCCCTTTTCCCGTCCGACGGCCAGGCCGTCGACGACCTTCTGGCCCGCGCCGACATCGCCCTTTACCACGCCAAACGGACCGGGCCGAGCCGTTTCTCGCTGTACGAGCCGGCCAGCGACCGGGAGGCCCTGATCTCGTCCCGGCGGACCTGGGAACACCGCATCCGGAAGGCCCTCGAGGGCGACGAGTTCGTCCTCTACGTCCAGCCCATCCTGGATCTGCGGAAGAACGAGATTTCCCGGTACGAACTGCTCCTGCGGATGGATGACCCCTCCGGGCAACTGATCCTGCCCGACTCCTTCCTGGGTGTCGCCGAGCGTCTCGGCCTCATCCGCGAGATCGACCGCTGGGTGGTCCAGAAGGGGATCCGACTGCTGGCCGAACAGAGCCGCAAGAACCCGGGCTTTTGCCTGGAGGTCAACCTGTCGAGTCAGGCTTTCGACGACCCGACCCTGCTCGACCTGGTCCAGACCGAACTGACCAGAGGCCGGGTCGACCCCGGGCGGTTGGTCCTGGAGATCACGGAGACGGCGGCCATCGCCAACATCCACGAGGCCCGGCGGTTCATCGAGACCCTGAGCCGGTTCGGCTGCCACTTCGCCCTCGATGACTTCGGCATCGGCTACTCCTCCTTCTCGCACCTCAAGCACCTGCCGGTGGACTGCCTGAAGATCGACGGGGGTTTCATCGCCGACCTTCCCAACAGCCCGGTCGACCGTCACCTCGTCTCGGCCATCGCCGAGCTGGCTCGGGGTCTCGGCAAAACGACCATCGCCGAATTCGTAGGCGATGCCGAGACGGTCAGGCTGTTGCGGGAGTATGGGGTCGACTACGCCCAGGGCTTCCACATCGCCAGGCCCCATCCCATCTCACAATTGTGA
- a CDS encoding ABC transporter ATP-binding protein, producing MARVVLESVTKKFGETTAVDAVSLEIRDHEFMVLVGPSGCGKSTTLRMVAGLEEVTDGGVYIGDRRVNDVAPKDRDIAMVFQNYALYPHMNVYENMAFGLKLRRVPKAEIDRRVREAAQTLGLGGLLARRPRELSGGQKQRAALGRAIVREPVVFLMDEPLSNLDAKLRVQMRAEIIQLHHRLETTVIYVTHDQTEAMTMGDRIAVMKDGRIHQVAPPREIYEHPANMFVAGFIGTPPMNFLNCRVAGDQLVTGDATLPIPAGRRAGLRAYDGGQVVLGLRPEDVSISPGQLARPGIGVIEGRVSFIEPLGAEVIVHLATGDQALTARVPPDGTPSYGQSLPAALRLDRCHLFDPGSELAIR from the coding sequence ATGGCCAGGGTCGTTCTGGAGTCTGTCACCAAGAAGTTCGGCGAGACGACCGCGGTTGACGCCGTCAGCCTGGAGATCCGGGACCATGAGTTCATGGTCCTGGTCGGGCCGTCCGGATGCGGCAAGTCGACGACCCTGAGAATGGTGGCCGGGCTGGAGGAGGTCACCGATGGCGGCGTCTACATCGGCGACCGGCGGGTCAACGACGTGGCTCCGAAGGACCGCGACATCGCCATGGTCTTTCAGAACTACGCCCTCTACCCGCACATGAACGTCTATGAGAACATGGCCTTCGGGTTGAAGCTCCGGCGGGTGCCGAAGGCCGAGATCGACCGGCGGGTCAGGGAGGCGGCTCAGACCCTTGGGCTCGGGGGGCTCCTCGCGCGGCGGCCGAGGGAGTTGTCAGGGGGCCAGAAACAGCGGGCGGCGCTGGGCCGGGCCATCGTTCGCGAACCGGTGGTCTTTCTCATGGACGAGCCGCTCTCCAACCTCGACGCCAAGCTGCGGGTCCAGATGCGGGCCGAGATCATCCAGCTCCACCACCGCCTGGAGACGACGGTCATCTACGTCACCCACGACCAGACCGAGGCGATGACCATGGGCGACCGCATCGCCGTGATGAAGGACGGCCGGATCCATCAGGTCGCCCCGCCACGCGAGATTTACGAGCACCCGGCGAATATGTTCGTCGCCGGGTTCATCGGGACGCCGCCGATGAACTTCCTGAATTGCCGGGTGGCGGGCGACCAGTTGGTCACCGGCGACGCCACCCTGCCGATCCCGGCCGGGCGCCGCGCGGGCCTGCGGGCCTATGACGGCGGTCAGGTGGTCCTGGGCCTCCGGCCGGAGGACGTCTCGATCTCCCCCGGCCAGTTGGCCAGGCCGGGAATCGGGGTGATCGAGGGCCGGGTCAGCTTCATCGAGCCCCTCGGGGCCGAGGTCATCGTCCACCTCGCCACGGGGGACCAGGCGCTGACGGCCCGCGTCCCGCCGGACGGGACTCCGAGCTATGGCCAGTCGCTGCCGGCGGCCCTCCGCCTCGACCGCTGCCACCTCTTCGACCCTGGCTCTGAGCTGGCCATTAGGTAG